The DNA sequence TCGCGGCTGGCAAGGCCGTCGTCGTCATCGACGACGAAGACCGCGAGAATGAAGGCGATCTGATCTTCGCCGCCGAGAAGGCCACCCCCGAATTGGTGGCGTTCATGGTCCGCTACACCTCCGGCTATCTGTGTGTCCCCCTGGACGGCGCCATCTGCGACCGGCTGGGCCTGCTGCCGATGTATGCGGTGAACCAGGACAAGCACGGTACCGCCTACACCGTCACCGTCGACGCCAAAAACAATGTGGGCACCGGGATTTCGGCTTCTGACCGGGCCACCACGATGCGTCTGCTGGCCGACCCGGGCAGTGTCGCCGACGACTTCACCCGCCCGGGCCACGTGGTGCCGCTGCGTGCCAAGGACGGCGGGGTACTGCGCCGGCCGGGCCACACCGAGGCCGCGGTCGACCTGGCCCGGATGGCCGGCCTGCAACCTGCCGGCGCGATCTGCGAGATCGTCAGCCAGAAGGACGAGGGCGCCATGGCCCAGACCGAAGAGCTGCGAGTCTTCGCCGACGAGCACGGCCTGGCCCTGATCTCCATCGCCGACATGATCGAGTGGCGGCGCAAGCACGAAAAGCACATCGAACGGGTCGCTGAGGCTCGCATCCCGACCCGTCACGGCGAGTTCCGGGCGGTCGGTTACACCAGCATCTACGAGGACGTCGAGCATGTCGCGCTGGTTCGCGGCGAGATCGCCGGGCCGAACAACGACGGCGACGACGTGCTGGTTCGCGTGCACTCCGAGTGCCTTACCGGCGATGTGTTCGGCTCCCGGCGCTGCGACTGTGGCCCGCAGCTGGACGCGGCGCTGGCGATGGTCGCGCAGGAGGGCCGCGGGGTGGTGCTCTACATGCGTGGGCACGAGGGCCGCGGCATCGGTCTGCTGCACAAACTGCAGGCCTACCAACTGCAGGACGCCGGCGACGACACCGTCGACGCCAACCTCAAACTCGGCTTGCCGGCCGACGCCCGCGACTACGGAATCGGGGCGCAGATCCTCTCGGACCTCGGTGTTCGTTCCATGCGGTTGCTCACCAACAACCCGGCCAAGCGCGTCGGGCTGGACGGCTATGGCCTGCACATCATCGAGCGGGTGCCGCTGCCGGTGCGGGCCAACTCCGAGAACATCCGCTACCTGCTGACCAAGCGCGACCGGATGGGTCATGAACTGACCGGCTTGGAGGACTTCGACGACGCCTCGCAGCTGCCGGACGAATTCGGCGGAGCGCTGTAGATGAGTCCAGCCGCGGGAGTGCCGGAGATGCCGGCGCTCGACGCCTCTGATGTGCGTCTGGCGATCGTGGCCAGCACGTGGCACACCCGTATCTGTGATGCCCTGCTCGCCGGGGCCCGCAAGGTTGCCGCCGACGCAGGCATCGCCGAGCCGACGGTGGTGCGGGTGCTCGGAGCGATCGAGATCCCGGTGGTGGCGCAGGAAGTTGCCCGCAACCATGACGCCGTTGTCGCGCTGGGAGTCGTGATCCGCGGTGCCACACCGCATTTCGACTATGTGTGTGACGCAGTGACTCAGGGTCTGACCCGGGTGTCGCTGGACGCGTCGACCCCGGTGGCCAACGGCGTGCTCACCGTCAACGATGAAGCGCAGGCGCTGGACCGCGCCGGATTGCCTGATTCGACCGAGGACAAGGGTGCTCAGGCAGCCGCCGCAGCGCTCAGTACGGCGCTGAGCCTGCGCGAGCTTCGCGCCGCACCGTGACGTCCCCGGGCGGATCCCCGCGCTGGGATCTTCAGGTACGTCCGCGCATGATGCGCTACGGCGTGTGGATCGTCGCGATCGCGATCGTGACGATCCACGTGGTGGTCAGCTTCCTGCTGACGATCCGCGCCAGCGGGGTGATCTTTCGGACCTATGACCGAGTGGCGGTGGTGGTGTTGGGCCTGATCGTCGCCGGCTCGCTGCTGCTGTTGACGCGGGCCCGTGTGCGGGCGGGCGAGTCGGGGGTGTCGGTCCGCAATGCGCTTGGCGATCGGTTGATTCCGTGGTCGCAGGTGGTCGGCGTGACCTTCCCGCCGGGCAAGCGCTGGGCCCGGCTCGAACTGCCCGACGACGAATACATTCCGCTGGTGGCCATCCAGTCCGCCGACAAAGAGCACGCCGTGCAGGCCATGCGGGAGTTGCGGGCCCTGGTTTCGCGCTACCGGCCGTCGCCCCCGCGAGCAGACACAGAATCGCGCCCATGAGGCCCTTCGAGTGCGATTCTGCGTCTGCTCGCGGGGGAAAAGCCGCGCGCTAGCCTGGTTACCGTGCCAGACCCCGCGACCTATCGTCCGGCGCCCGGGTCCATCCCCGTCGCGCCCGGCGTCTACCGGTTCGTCGACCCGCACGGCCGGGTCATCTACGTGGGCAAGGCGAAAAGCCTGCGGTCACGGTTGACGTCGTACTTCGCCGACATCGCCGGCCTGCACCCGCGCACCCGCCAGATGGTGACCACCGCCGCCAAGGTGGAGTGGACGGTGGTCAACACCGAGGTCGAGGCTCTCCAGCTGGAATACAACTGGATAAAGGAGTTCGACCCGCGGTTCAACGTCCGCTACCGCGACGACAAGACCTACCCCGTGTTGGCGGTCACTCTCAACGAGGAGTATCCGCGGCTGATGGTCTACCGCGGGCCGCGCCGCAAGGGAGTGCGCTACTTCGGGCCCTACTCCCATGCTTGGGCGATTCGCGAAACCCTGGACCTGCTCCTGCGGGTCTTTCCGGCTCGCACCTGCTCGGCGGGTGTGTTCAAGCGCCACCAGCAGATCGGCCGGCCCTGCCTGCTCGGCTACATCGGCAAATGCTCCGCGCCGTGCGTCGGTCGGGTCAGCGCCGAGGAGCACCGGCGGATCGTGGACGACTTCTGCGATTTCCTGGCCGGCAAGACCGACCGGCTGGTCCGCAGTCTCGAGCAGCAGATGCTGGCCGCCTCCGACGAACTGGACTTCGAACGCGCCGCCCGTCTGCGCGACGACGTCGCCGCCCTCAAACGCGCCCTGGAGAAGCAGGCCGTGGTGCTCGGCGACGGGACCGACGCCGACGTGGTGGCGTTCGCCGAGGACGAGCTGGAAGCGGCGGTTCAGGTGTTTCACGTGCGCGGCGGCCGGGTGCGTGGGCAGCGCGGCTGGATCGTCGAGAAGCCCGGCGACCCCGGCGATGCCGACAGCTCCCTGGGGCAACTGGTCGAGCAGTTCGTCACCCAGTTCTACGGCGACCAGGCCGAATTGGAAGGCGCGGCCGACGAGCCGACGAACCCGGTGCCACGCGAGGTGTTGGTGCCCTGCCTGCCGGCCAACGCCGACGAGCTGACCAGCTGGCTGTCTGAGCTGCGGGGTTCGCGGGTCGCGCTGCGAGTCCCGCTGCGCGGCGACAAGCGGGTGCTGGCCGAGACGGTCGAGCGCAATGCGAAAGATGCACTGCAACAACACAAGATGAAGCGGGCCGGGGATTTCACAGCTAGATCCGCTGCGCTGCAGAATATTCAGGAATCCCTGGGCCTGTCCGACGCCCCGCTGCGCATCGAATGTGTCGATATCAGTCATGTGCAGGGCACCGATGTCGTCGGGTCACTGGTGGTGTTCGAGGACGGCCTGCCCCGCAAGTCGGACTATCGTCACTTCGCGATTCGGGAGGCTGCCGGCGAGGGACGTTCCGACGAT is a window from the Mycobacterium sp. SVM_VP21 genome containing:
- a CDS encoding bifunctional 3,4-dihydroxy-2-butanone-4-phosphate synthase/GTP cyclohydrolase II encodes the protein MTKLDTVERAVADIAAGKAVVVIDDEDRENEGDLIFAAEKATPELVAFMVRYTSGYLCVPLDGAICDRLGLLPMYAVNQDKHGTAYTVTVDAKNNVGTGISASDRATTMRLLADPGSVADDFTRPGHVVPLRAKDGGVLRRPGHTEAAVDLARMAGLQPAGAICEIVSQKDEGAMAQTEELRVFADEHGLALISIADMIEWRRKHEKHIERVAEARIPTRHGEFRAVGYTSIYEDVEHVALVRGEIAGPNNDGDDVLVRVHSECLTGDVFGSRRCDCGPQLDAALAMVAQEGRGVVLYMRGHEGRGIGLLHKLQAYQLQDAGDDTVDANLKLGLPADARDYGIGAQILSDLGVRSMRLLTNNPAKRVGLDGYGLHIIERVPLPVRANSENIRYLLTKRDRMGHELTGLEDFDDASQLPDEFGGAL
- the ribH gene encoding 6,7-dimethyl-8-ribityllumazine synthase; translation: MSPAAGVPEMPALDASDVRLAIVASTWHTRICDALLAGARKVAADAGIAEPTVVRVLGAIEIPVVAQEVARNHDAVVALGVVIRGATPHFDYVCDAVTQGLTRVSLDASTPVANGVLTVNDEAQALDRAGLPDSTEDKGAQAAAAALSTALSLRELRAAP
- a CDS encoding PH domain-containing protein; the protein is MMRYGVWIVAIAIVTIHVVVSFLLTIRASGVIFRTYDRVAVVVLGLIVAGSLLLLTRARVRAGESGVSVRNALGDRLIPWSQVVGVTFPPGKRWARLELPDDEYIPLVAIQSADKEHAVQAMRELRALVSRYRPSPPRADTESRP
- the uvrC gene encoding excinuclease ABC subunit UvrC; protein product: MPDPATYRPAPGSIPVAPGVYRFVDPHGRVIYVGKAKSLRSRLTSYFADIAGLHPRTRQMVTTAAKVEWTVVNTEVEALQLEYNWIKEFDPRFNVRYRDDKTYPVLAVTLNEEYPRLMVYRGPRRKGVRYFGPYSHAWAIRETLDLLLRVFPARTCSAGVFKRHQQIGRPCLLGYIGKCSAPCVGRVSAEEHRRIVDDFCDFLAGKTDRLVRSLEQQMLAASDELDFERAARLRDDVAALKRALEKQAVVLGDGTDADVVAFAEDELEAAVQVFHVRGGRVRGQRGWIVEKPGDPGDADSSLGQLVEQFVTQFYGDQAELEGAADEPTNPVPREVLVPCLPANADELTSWLSELRGSRVALRVPLRGDKRVLAETVERNAKDALQQHKMKRAGDFTARSAALQNIQESLGLSDAPLRIECVDISHVQGTDVVGSLVVFEDGLPRKSDYRHFAIREAAGEGRSDDVASIAEVTRRRFRRHLDAEVLAPEGKSRKFAYPPNLYVVDGGAPQVNAAAAVLAELGITDVATIGLAKRLEEVWVPSEPDPIILPRQSEGLYLLQRIRDEAHRFAITYHRSKRSKRMTESVLDAVPGLGEHRRKVLISHFGSVARLKGATVEELTSIPGIGAATAAAVLEALGADGAAGAAEQQRMSG